In Theobroma cacao cultivar B97-61/B2 chromosome 7, Criollo_cocoa_genome_V2, whole genome shotgun sequence, the genomic window CTTCTCTTATACCAAATGCTACATTAAAGTAGTCAATTCCCATGATTCGTAGGGTAGCTTCTTGATGTTAGAATAAAAGATAACAAGAATTTCAAGTTTTTTCAAACTTCTGGATGCCCAAGCTTTCTCCAAACGACAACGTACTAAGTATAGAGTTCGAAGGTTTGTTAAGAATTGAAGTCCTTCTAACAACAAAAGATTCTTGTAAGAACTAAAACTTTAAGGGTTTTCATTCCTTCAAAGAACATAATTGGAACTCTTGTTAAACTGCCTTTGTGATATTGATAACCATAACTCAACAAGAGAGTTTTGAGATGTGGATACTCTATTTTGTGAAGAAGAATATTTATGTTACTCTTTATTAATGACATTGTTGTGTAGCTTTCAAACCTTTCATTCCTAGGCCATTTCTCTAACTCACTTTTCACCATGAATGTGTTTTCCCCTTCTGATTTCATCCAATGAATAAAATCATGAGCCACATCATGCATTTTCACATGTCTTTTATTACTACTTTCCAACAACAAACCTAACTTTTGgaggttttttttattgttacaTGCATTTCCCTCCTTGCATCTTCAAGTTAACATCGTCGAACATTCCTTCCCCAATTCCATACATAGTTAATTGGTCGATACTAACTTCATAATCTTCTGGGAAAAGAATAACACAATAATCAACATGAATGACTATTGTTTCCTTTTAAATAATCATAACTAATCTGAAGTCCGTTGTAGATACCTCCACAAACATCTTGATTCTCTTTATGTCTAGAGCCTTTTAGTCATTGATTTACTACTTCCCACCCATCTAGAGTTTCAGTTTTCAAAGCTCTTCCCACAATCACAATTGTAAGAGGCAAACCCTTGCATTCTTCGGCAACCTCCTTAGCTACATCATGCAAAAGGGAAGTGACATCTTTTAACCGAACATTATCTTTGAATAAAGCCCATGCTTCATGTTCAGATAAGATATTGAGCAGAACATCCTTTTGACAATTCATTTGAGTGAAAACTTGTTTAAGGCAGGTGGttagaaaaattttgcaaCCATTGTGATCATCACCGAATGGAATTCTGATAACCTTCAAGTCAAGTTCTTCCCAAACATCATCAGGGATTATAAGGATGCTATTCACCTCTTTTATTCTCAACAACAATTGCTCTGCTTTTCCTTTGATAGCGTTCTTTTTAAAAGCTAAATCTAATAAGTTTGCGATTTTGTCTTGaatattgttgaaatttggagtTTGGGACACGGTTGTGATCACAACTTTATGGAAAAGTTGTTTGGCTTGGTTTCCCACTTCTTTTGCCAAAGTGCTTTTACCGTCTCTTCCCATCCCATATAGTCCAATCATGTTGAGAAGAATTCGAAGATTCAGAAGACATGAAATCCTTAGATGGAATGAACTCTAATCCTAGAATAGTAGCTTGGTAACCTACTCGTTGAAAATTACAAGTCTTTAAAAGTTGAGAGATAGAAAGTGTCTTCTTCGCTACTTTCTTACTTAATCAATAATGCTAACCGCAACAAGGACACTAATTGAAACACTTTTTACATTCTATTTCATTTTCCAAACTTTGAGCTTCTTCTAGTTCTTTCTCTGCCCTTGTTAGCCAGTCCTCAACGTCCTTCTCAATTACCTCAGTTTGCCTTAAAGCCTCATCAACATCATTTTTCACCCGATCTTTTCTCAATTCAAGTTGGTTTTGCCGATTCTTGAACTGCTCAACAATTTTGCCCAAACGAATAAAGCAATTGACATAAGGTGATGCGTATTTAGTTTCCAGGTTCCCTACAATGTTGGCAGCAATAGCAAACTCAGCAGCCATTCtttgatgatttgagattGAAAAGCAACTTtgatgagaaaaaagaaaagaaaagtgacTTCAATAAGTAAAAAGTGTTACAGAGAGATAAATACAAttaatgaaagagaaaattatgaaagTTGGTCGTCTTCAAAACTTGACTTCAAAAAtaaccatcaaaataaaattaactgtttttagccatATTTAACCATAACTTGACAAAAATATCTTTGAAAccatttcaaataaattaaactattcACTACAATTGCTCTCGATTATCGTATCTGCTTtagatttctctctctcaccattCAGCTCTCTCTAATTTATCGATTTCTCTTTTCAACATTTGTCTATCGTgctcttgatttttctttcctaTGCTTTCAGGATGCCAAGAGATGATTTTAATGTGCTTGGGGTGGGTGGCtatttagaaaatttgattttaggtgTTTTGGATGAAACTAAAATTATAGAAATGATCACAGATGtttgaaatagtttttaattgaatcaattcgGGCCTAAACActaataaactcaagaatttaaaatttataattctaGGGTTTCAAAgggaatttttttcaatttttagttaaaatat contains:
- the LOC108662817 gene encoding probable disease resistance protein At1g61180, with the protein product MAAEFAIAANIVGNLETKYASPYVNCFIRLGKIVEQFKNRQNQLELRKDRVKNDVDEALRQTEVIEKDVEDWLTRAEKELEEAQSLENEIEYLAFKKNAIKGKAEQLLLRIKEVNSILIIPDDVWEELDLKVIRIPFGDDHNGCKIFLTTCLKQVFTQMNCQKDVLLNILSEHEAWALFKDNVRLKDVTSLLHDVAKEVAEECKGLPLTIVIVGRALKTETLDGWEVVNQ